The DNA segment AGAAAATGGCGTTGAGATCTTTTATAACAAAAGAGACCACAGGTTTTCATCTAGTGACCTCAGAAAAAGAATTTACGAAGCTGAAATGGAGAAAAATTCAAAGGCTGAAGCTGTAAAATAAAAAAATCCCGAAATATTTTCGGGATTTTTTATATATGAAGGATATTACATTGGTCCTCCCTGCTCATCTCCGCCAGTATCATTGGCATTAATGTCTTTTTTACGTTTCGGCTGTTCCACTTTCTCTCCCTGTTTAAATCTGTAAGTAAACGATAGAGCGAACTGTCTTGGCTGCCACTGCATGTAAGAATCTCTTACGCTGTTTGCTGTATAAGTGGTAGATCTCATTGCTCTCGTGTTGAAAATGTCCTGGATATTGAAAGAAATGGTTGCATTTCCGTTCCAGATCGTTTTTGAAGCTCCGAAATTAATGGCATACATATCTTTTCTATCTTGATAGGCTGTTTTCTGGCCACCTCTATAGAATCCCTGTACCTGTAAACTGAATGTTTTATCAACCTTTACCGTAGAAGTAAGTCTTGCTCTTGTTGAGAATCCTTTTCCTTCAAAATTAGCAATAGCCTGTGTAGGGTTTCCATCCAGATCAAAAGTATCATACGCAATGCTTCCTTTTGTATTATATCCGAATAAATCAACATTTCCGAGGAATTTCAGCCAGCTTGTTGCATCAAAGTTGAAGTTTAAATCCAATCCGTATCGGTCATCGGTACCAAGATTGATAGGTTTTGTATGAGATTCGATCACCTTTGGCGTAAGAATATTTCCAGCTTCATCTGTTGCTAATTTGTTATATACTAACATTTTAGTATCGTCAGTCTGATGTCTGTAGTATAATGTAGGGTTAATCGTGAATTTTTTCTTGGAAATGCTGTATCCGAATTCATATGAATCAACATAAGAAGGGTTCAGATCGATATTACCGTCGAAAATATTCTGGTTGTCATTATAATTAGGATTCGGAATCAGGAAGAAAGATCTCGGACGGTCAATTCTTCGGGTATAATTTAATAATAACTGATTGTCTTTTGAAAATTCATAGCTTAAATACACACTTGGAAACAGGTTGTTATAGTTTTTTGTAGTATTTAAAGCCGGGCTCGTCGGAACTAAATTTTTATAAGCAATATCAATGCTTGAAATTTCATCTCTCAGTCCTAACTGGTATCCTAAATTTCCGATTTTGCTTTTAAACTGCACATAGAAAGCATTAAACATTTCTTTGTAATTGGCATCATAAGTATACGGTCTTAAAAATGACAATGCAGGAGTGGTTACAGTGCTTTGCTGTACATCATTGCTGTAATCGTTATTGTTGATATCCAATCGGTAACCTGCCTCAAGTTTAGAGTTTTCTCCAATCGGAAGTTCATAATCCGCTTTGGCAATTACGGTTCTGTTTATTGTATTCTGGTTAACAATATTCCTTAATTCAAATAAACCATCACGGGTCTGATCAATATCGGTATCGTTATAAGAACGGTTTCTTTGTAAACTTAATGATAAGGATAAATTTTGTCCTTTATCGTCAAATTTATGGTCTAATCCGAAATCTCCCTGAAATGCCAGGTTGTTATTGGTTCCTAATGTAATCCTTTGCGAACGACTATTTGGAATTGCTAAAAAATCGTAGAAATAATCAATATTTCCTACACTTTCATTATCAAACGTTCTTACGGTTCCGGATGCGTTTACGGAAGTTTTATCCGATATGTCATAAACGATTCCGGCAGAAGCATTATAGTTGTTATTCTTGCTGTTGTTCTCAGAATTCGTATTTCTCTGGATCTGATCATCGGCATTCACAGCATTGCTGAAATAATCATCATTTCTGTTGGTGCTTTTAGACTCTCTGTATCCGCCGCCGCCGTTCAGGAACCATGTAAAGTTTCCTTTTCTCCAGCTTAAATTGGTATTCAGGTTGGTTTGGGGAAGGTACCCTAAAGTTCCCGTAACACTTCCGTTGAAACCTGTTTTTTTGTTTTTCTTTAAAATGATATTTAAAATACCTGCTGTTCCGCTCGCCTCAAATTTAGAAGAAGGGTTTGTAATTACTTCAATTCTTTCGATCTGGTCTGCCGGAATACTCTGTAAAGCATTAGCCCCGTCGTCAATTCCTAAAAGTGCAGACGGTTTACCATTAATTAAAAAACGTACATTAGAGCTTCCTCTCATGGAAACCGTACCATCGGTATCAACAGACACAGAAGGAACATTAGAAAGGACATCCTGAAGATTTCCTCCCTTGCTTACAATATCCTGAGAAGGGTCGTAGGTTCTTTTATCAAGTTCAACTTTATAAGGTTTTGTAGAAGCTGCAGTGATAGTAACGCCCTGGATTTCTCCGGTTTTCATATTGGTTGCGCTTGCTTCAGGATCAATAGAAAGTGCACCGATATTGCCCGCTGCTGTAATCTGTTTGGTAATAGTACTTTTTTTGTAATCGATTGCCTCAACAGAAATGTCGTATTGTCCGGGTGTAAGATCAAGCTTATATTGTCCCTTTTCATCGGTGAGTGTTGCATCACTCAACTGTTTGTTTGCTTTGTTAGTGAACGTAACTGAGGCATAAGGAACGGGCTGATTGCTCTTGCTGACAACCGACCCTGAAATACCCACCTTCTCCTGTGCAAAAGCCAACGCTGCGGCCGAAAGTACAAAAGTAAGCCCTAGGGTTTTCTTTGTAAAAATGTTAATGATTTCCGTCTGATTCATAAGGTATTTTTTTGTGTAAAATCGCGAAAGATTTTTCTTAATATTATGAAATTATCAATTGTGTTTAACTTCAAATATTAAGCCTAATTTATTATTTGTAAATATATATGTCGCTTTAATTAGCGAAATGTTAATTATAAAATTGTTAAAAAAAGTTAATTATAATTATTATTTTATATTATTTGAATTCAGCCAGTCCTGATATGCTTTTGCATTAATTGCATGCTGTTCGGCACTTGCAGTGAATTTGTGGTATCCTAATCTTGCAGGATCGGCACACATAAAAATATAATTGTTTTTTTCAGCATTTAAAACTGCGTCAACAGAATTTTTATCTACCACACAAATTGGTCCCGGAGGAATACCTTTATTGGCATAGGTATTATAAGGAGATGGCGTAGATAAATGTTTATAGAAAACTCTTTTAATAGGCTGCTGGAAATTAGTCTGTTTATTAATGGCATAAATAACTGTGGGGTCCGATTGTAATTTCATTCCCTTTCTGTAGCGGTTCAGATAAAGGCCGGCAATGGTCTTCATCTCGTCCTTTTTACCGCCGGATTCTTTATAAACAATGGAAGCGAGTGCATAAATCTGTTCTCTCGTAAGACCTGATTGCTGCTCTTTGGCTTTTCTTTCAGCATTCCAGAATTCATTATACTGATCATTGAACCTGTTAAAAAAATCTTTTGGTGTTACCGTCCAGAAAAAATTATAGGTATCAATAAAAAAATATTTTTTAAGATCTTCTGCGTTATTATAGCCTTTTTCGGCTGCGATGGTGTTGAGTCCTTTCACAAATTCCAAAGAATCCAGTTCTGTTTTTTTGGTTACTTTACCCAACATTTGGTACACATCCCCGAAATCCCCGATTCTAAAGCTGTTCTCACTCTGGTTTCCTGCTTTGATCATGTTTACAAGATGAGCATTTCCCAATCCTTTCTGAAAATGATAGCGTCCTGCTTTATAAAATTTTTCAAGGTCTTTTTCTTTAGCTACCGCTTCAAATGTTTCCCGGTTGTCTACATATTTTGCCGCCGAATCTAAAATCTGTTTAAAACCGGCATTATGAGGAATGAGAACATAACCGTCATTTTTGATATTGTTTCCGTAATATTTGGAATAAAATTTAAAACCAAAAAATCCACCTATTACAAAAATAAGCAGGGCAATAATGAGGATAGCTTTTTTCATGTATCGTTTAACTAGATTTATTTACAAAACATCTATTCTTCCTTTAAAAACCTGTTTCGCAGGGCCTTCCAGCCAAATATTTCTGAAAGAATTTCCGTCTTTTTCAGCATATACTTTAAGATTTCCTCCCAAAGTCTTCACATTTACGGAAATTAGATTGTTATTTTGAAGAAAGGTTAAAGCAGAAGCTGTAACTCCTGTACCACAGCTGTATGTTTCATCTTCAACGCCTCGTTCATAGGTTCTTACAAATATTTCATCTTCATTAATTTTTTCCACAAAGTTTACATTGATCCCCTTTTCTTTGTAGTTTTCCGAATTTCGGATACCGCTTCCTTCTGCAAAAACATTATAATTCACAAGATCTTCAACATATTTTACATAATGTGGCGAACCTGTATTCATTACGGTATCATTTCCGTCAACAGCAATGGTTTCCACATCATTCATTTTCAGTTTTACGATTCCGTTGTGGATTTCCGCTTCGTGAGCTCCGTCAATGGCTGTAAACCGGCATTTACCTTCAAAAATATCAAGGAAGAAAGCAAACGCAACCGAACATCGGGCCCCGTTTCCGCAAAAGCTTTTGGAGCCGTCGGAATTATAATAATCAACTTCAAAATCAAAACCTTCTGCCTTATTTATTTTGATCAGTCCGTCCGCGCCGATACCGAATCGTCGGTCACAGAGCTTCTGAATACTGGCTATTGAAAGGTCATCCCATTCTCCGGAACGATTGTCTATCATTACGAAGTCATTTCCGGTTCCCTGATATTTGTAAAATTCCATATGGTAGCTGATATTTGTCTCAGATTGAGCATGCAAAATTAGTACAATTAAAACAAAAAACGAACAGTGTTAGCTGTCCGTTTCGTTATTTATAATCGTTTTATCTAAAACCTCCTCCGTTGGTATTCCTATTGTTGTTCTGCTGGGCAGGAGCCTGCTGATTTCCTGATCCTGAATTATTCCTGAATCCTCCGTTATTCGAATTGTTGGAATTATTGGAATTGTTTCTAAACCCTCCGTTGTTTTGAGGCTGCTGTGTATTCTGCTGCTGATTTCTGAAACCATTATTGGACCTTTGATTATTATTTTGTCTGTTGCTGTTTCTAAAACCGCCGTTATTGGAAGTGCCATCGTTTACATTTCCTCTGAAACCGTTATTTGGTCTTGCAGAAGTTGCTTCACCACTTGATCTTCTCTCCAGGTATACTTTTCTTCTAGAGTTATTGTAGTTCTGGTAATAATACGGCATACCGTTATCATAATAATAATTCATATTATTTCGATAGTAGTATCCATCATTTCCCCAATATCCGCCACCGCCGTAATACCCTTGTGGTGCATAATAATATCCGTTATCATAATATGGATCTCCATAAGCATTGGCATAAGGATCCGCGTACGCTGTACATGATACTAAACCTGCTATCGTTACAACGCTAAATGCTATTTTTAATAAATTTTTCATGACTTTCTAACTTTTTCTTAAACTTTTTTTCCAGGTAATATAGCCCTGGATTGCCATTATAGTAAATACCAAATATTGAACCGAAGTGATACCGAGACCTTTATAAATCATCATAGGTATACAGATAAAATCTCCGATGATCCAGAAAACCCAGTTTTCAATGCGTCTTTTTGCCATAAACCACATTCCTACTAAAAATACGGACGTGGTGATTACATCTAACCAATTGCCCCAATCCAGGTGATACAGCCCTAAACTGATGTTTTCCATTGAAAAACTGTTGTCGATATACGGCTTATAATAATATACTACAGTTACTAAGATTAAACTTAAGGCAAAAAGTAAAATCCCATACAGCCATTCTTTTTTTGTAGCCCATGAAACTTCAACGTGAACATGGTCATCCGAATTTTTTGCCCATAAAACCCATCCGTAAATACTCATTACCGTATAATAGACATTAATCATACAGTCGCCCAACAGCCCGAAATTGAAAAGAATATAGACATAAATAAGCGTGGAAATAATTCCTGTAGGATAGACCCAGATATTCTTTTTAATGGAAAAATAAACACTTAAAATTCCGAATACGGTTGCAAAGGCTTCCAGGAAAATCTGAAGGTTTGTGTAGGTTTCGTAGGGTTTTACGAAAAGATTGTATAGGTTCATGAGATCAAAAATAAATAAAAAAAGGTATATTTTAAAATGATTTAAATATTATGAAAATCAGTTTTTTATCTGCCTTTATTTAAAAAAAATAATGAAATTGTATTAATAAACGTTAAGGTTTCTAAAATTTTTATATTTTCGTAAATCTTTAATAAATAATAAAATATGTCTAAAATTTGGACCAAGAAACCGATGAGTGCTTTCGAAAATGATATGAAAAGCAGTCAGCTCAAAAGAGTACTCGGTAAATGGAGTCTTACAGCTATCGGGATCGGTGCTATCATTGGAGGGGGAATTTTCGTACTTACAGGTACCGGAGCTTACTACCATGCAGGACCCGCATTAGCCATCTCTTTTATCATTGCAGGAATCGCTTGTATTTTCGCTGCATTATGTTATTCTGAATTTGCTTCCATACTTCCTGTGGAAGGATCTGCGTATGCGTATGCGTACGGAACGGTGGGAGAGATCTTTGCCTGGATCATCGGATGGGGGCTTATCCTCGAGTATGCAATGGGATCTATGACGGTGGCTGTATCATGGTCCGGCTATTTTAATAAACTTTTAAAAATGTTCGGTATTCATCTTCCCGAATATCTTACTTCTGACCCAGCCAGTTATACTGGGGAAGGTTTTTCTATGAATTTACCAGCTTTCCTTATCGTTTTATTTGTGATCGGAATTCTGATCAAAGGAACAAAAGAGGCCGCTAAGACCAATAACCTTATTGTAATCATGAAAGTTTCGGCAGTATTGTTTGTGATTATTGCAGGTGTATTTTTTATTAATACCTCTAATTGGGATCCTTTTATTCCTGCACAGAAAATGGTAATGGAAGGTGATAAAATGAAAGAAGCATACGGAATCCAGGGAATTGTTTCCGGAGCTGCTGCCATATTTTTTGCTTATATCGGTTTTGATGCTGTTTCCACTCAGGCAGGTGAAGCAATTAATCCTAAAAAAGATGTGCCTTTCGCCATCATTGTTTCATTGTTGGTTTGTACAGGTCTTTATATTCTGGTGTCTCTTGTTTTAACAGGGATGATGCATTATTCGGATTTTGATCCTCAGGGAAAATATCCGGACGCTATTAAAGCACCGGTTGCTTATGCTTTTGAAATTGCAGGACAAGGCTGGGCAGGATATATCATTACAATAGCAGCAACAATTGGTTTGATTTCTGTATTAATGGTAATGATCATGGGACAATCAAGAATTTTCCTTGGAATGTCTAAAGACGGGCTTATTCCGAAAATGTTCAGCGATGTTCATCCTGTAAGAAAAACCCCGGCCAAAAGCTTAATGCTTTTAGGGATTGTAATTGCTACGATAGCCGCTTTAACGCCAATCAGCAAACTCGCGGATATGACAAGTTTCGGTACTCTTTTCGCTTTCACAATGGTGTGTGTAGCGGTTTGGATTCTCAGAAAAAAAGAACCGAATCTGCCAAGATCATTTAAAGTGCCGGCACTACCTGTTATTGCAACATTAGGAATCTGTATCAACGTTTATCTAATCTGGAACCTGAGCCATGAAGCAAAATACCTTTCTATGGGCTGGCTTGCACTGGGAGTTTTAATTTACTTCACCTACAGTCTTAGAAACAGTAAACTTCATAAGGTTGGTTACGGCGAAACTTTCAAAGCAGAGCAGGAGCCGCTGGAAAAACCGGATCTTGATCTTTAAAAAAATAATATATTTGAAAAAATCCACAGAACAAACTGTGGATTTTTTATTTTTGTTACCTATGAAAAAAATAATACCATTTTCACTATTATTCTTGGGAGTACTTACATTTTCTCAGCAGATAGAGCATTTTAAAACCATTCTGAATGATAAAGTAAGCATCCGTGCTTTGCAGCTTTATGGCAATAAAATATGGTACAGCGGTACAGATTCCAAATTCGGGTACGTTGACTTAAATAACCCAGAAAATCAGAAACAAATTGTATTGTCAGATCAAAAGCTGCAGTTCCGGACATTGGCTCAGGATAAAAAATATTTTTATGCTATTAATATTGAGAGTCCCGCTTATTTTTTTAAGATTGATAAAAAAAGTTTAAAATATCAGATCATTCATACCGATACGGCAAAAACAGCGTTTTATGATGCTCTTTCTTTTTCAGGAAAAAATGGTATTGCACTAGGTGATCCTTACGGGAAATGCATGAATATCGTAATCACCAGAAACAGTGGTAAAAGCTGGGAAACTCTGCCTTGCGGAAAGTCATTTGAAATAGGAGAAGGAGAAGCTGCTTTTGCCGCAAGCAATACCAATATCTTTATTCATGATGAAGAGTTCTGGTTTGTGACGGGCGGAAAAAAATCAAGACAGTTTTATTCTTATAAAATGGGAGAAAAGCTGTATGGAAAAGAAGTGAATTTTGTAAACGGAAGTTCTTCAACCGGGATTTACTCTTTGGATATCGATCCGTCATCGAGATTCGGAATTGCTGTTGGTGGAGATTATACACAGCAGGAAGCCAATATCAATAACATCGCTACAACGAACAATGGCGGTGAAAGCTGGCAGATTCAGGCTTCGGGAGAAAATGCAG comes from the Chryseobacterium nepalense genome and includes:
- a CDS encoding APC family permease; this translates as MSKIWTKKPMSAFENDMKSSQLKRVLGKWSLTAIGIGAIIGGGIFVLTGTGAYYHAGPALAISFIIAGIACIFAALCYSEFASILPVEGSAYAYAYGTVGEIFAWIIGWGLILEYAMGSMTVAVSWSGYFNKLLKMFGIHLPEYLTSDPASYTGEGFSMNLPAFLIVLFVIGILIKGTKEAAKTNNLIVIMKVSAVLFVIIAGVFFINTSNWDPFIPAQKMVMEGDKMKEAYGIQGIVSGAAAIFFAYIGFDAVSTQAGEAINPKKDVPFAIIVSLLVCTGLYILVSLVLTGMMHYSDFDPQGKYPDAIKAPVAYAFEIAGQGWAGYIITIAATIGLISVLMVMIMGQSRIFLGMSKDGLIPKMFSDVHPVRKTPAKSLMLLGIVIATIAALTPISKLADMTSFGTLFAFTMVCVAVWILRKKEPNLPRSFKVPALPVIATLGICINVYLIWNLSHEAKYLSMGWLALGVLIYFTYSLRNSKLHKVGYGETFKAEQEPLEKPDLDL
- the mltG gene encoding endolytic transglycosylase MltG; protein product: MKKAILIIALLIFVIGGFFGFKFYSKYYGNNIKNDGYVLIPHNAGFKQILDSAAKYVDNRETFEAVAKEKDLEKFYKAGRYHFQKGLGNAHLVNMIKAGNQSENSFRIGDFGDVYQMLGKVTKKTELDSLEFVKGLNTIAAEKGYNNAEDLKKYFFIDTYNFFWTVTPKDFFNRFNDQYNEFWNAERKAKEQQSGLTREQIYALASIVYKESGGKKDEMKTIAGLYLNRYRKGMKLQSDPTVIYAINKQTNFQQPIKRVFYKHLSTPSPYNTYANKGIPPGPICVVDKNSVDAVLNAEKNNYIFMCADPARLGYHKFTASAEQHAINAKAYQDWLNSNNIK
- the pnuC gene encoding nicotinamide riboside transporter PnuC; its protein translation is MNLYNLFVKPYETYTNLQIFLEAFATVFGILSVYFSIKKNIWVYPTGIISTLIYVYILFNFGLLGDCMINVYYTVMSIYGWVLWAKNSDDHVHVEVSWATKKEWLYGILLFALSLILVTVVYYYKPYIDNSFSMENISLGLYHLDWGNWLDVITTSVFLVGMWFMAKRRIENWVFWIIGDFICIPMMIYKGLGITSVQYLVFTIMAIQGYITWKKSLRKS
- a CDS encoding glycosyl hydrolase, giving the protein MKKIIPFSLLFLGVLTFSQQIEHFKTILNDKVSIRALQLYGNKIWYSGTDSKFGYVDLNNPENQKQIVLSDQKLQFRTLAQDKKYFYAINIESPAYFFKIDKKSLKYQIIHTDTAKTAFYDALSFSGKNGIALGDPYGKCMNIVITRNSGKSWETLPCGKSFEIGEGEAAFAASNTNIFIHDEEFWFVTGGKKSRQFYSYKMGEKLYGKEVNFVNGSSSTGIYSLDIDPSSRFGIAVGGDYTQQEANINNIATTNNGGESWQIQASGENAGYTTCVKIKPGSKGKEIIAVGDQHISYSSDFGKTWKKISDEKGFYVCEWIDSNTVVFAGKNRISLVKLTF
- a CDS encoding TonB-dependent receptor, which translates into the protein MNQTEIINIFTKKTLGLTFVLSAAALAFAQEKVGISGSVVSKSNQPVPYASVTFTNKANKQLSDATLTDEKGQYKLDLTPGQYDISVEAIDYKKSTITKQITAAGNIGALSIDPEASATNMKTGEIQGVTITAASTKPYKVELDKRTYDPSQDIVSKGGNLQDVLSNVPSVSVDTDGTVSMRGSSNVRFLINGKPSALLGIDDGANALQSIPADQIERIEVITNPSSKFEASGTAGILNIILKKNKKTGFNGSVTGTLGYLPQTNLNTNLSWRKGNFTWFLNGGGGYRESKSTNRNDDYFSNAVNADDQIQRNTNSENNSKNNNYNASAGIVYDISDKTSVNASGTVRTFDNESVGNIDYFYDFLAIPNSRSQRITLGTNNNLAFQGDFGLDHKFDDKGQNLSLSLSLQRNRSYNDTDIDQTRDGLFELRNIVNQNTINRTVIAKADYELPIGENSKLEAGYRLDINNNDYSNDVQQSTVTTPALSFLRPYTYDANYKEMFNAFYVQFKSKIGNLGYQLGLRDEISSIDIAYKNLVPTSPALNTTKNYNNLFPSVYLSYEFSKDNQLLLNYTRRIDRPRSFFLIPNPNYNDNQNIFDGNIDLNPSYVDSYEFGYSISKKKFTINPTLYYRHQTDDTKMLVYNKLATDEAGNILTPKVIESHTKPINLGTDDRYGLDLNFNFDATSWLKFLGNVDLFGYNTKGSIAYDTFDLDGNPTQAIANFEGKGFSTRARLTSTVKVDKTFSLQVQGFYRGGQKTAYQDRKDMYAINFGASKTIWNGNATISFNIQDIFNTRAMRSTTYTANSVRDSYMQWQPRQFALSFTYRFKQGEKVEQPKRKKDINANDTGGDEQGGPM
- the dapF gene encoding diaminopimelate epimerase, which encodes MEFYKYQGTGNDFVMIDNRSGEWDDLSIASIQKLCDRRFGIGADGLIKINKAEGFDFEVDYYNSDGSKSFCGNGARCSVAFAFFLDIFEGKCRFTAIDGAHEAEIHNGIVKLKMNDVETIAVDGNDTVMNTGSPHYVKYVEDLVNYNVFAEGSGIRNSENYKEKGINVNFVEKINEDEIFVRTYERGVEDETYSCGTGVTASALTFLQNNNLISVNVKTLGGNLKVYAEKDGNSFRNIWLEGPAKQVFKGRIDVL